In the Candidatus Rhodoblastus alkanivorans genome, one interval contains:
- a CDS encoding class I SAM-dependent methyltransferase, protein MTQILDREAFIRAHTRLLPAPHAPEILLHLADEATELWQKTEEELGEIGLPPPFWAFAWAGGQALARHILDHPELVVAKTVLDVASGSGLVAIAAARSGARQVEACDIDNFAGVAMRLNAEANGVVLHPRIENLIGRDEGWDVVVAGDVSYERDMAESVTDWLAALRRRGADVLIGDPGRTYLARERLVAIAEYRVPVTRALEDCEIKRAAVWRFQGAG, encoded by the coding sequence TTGACGCAGATATTGGATAGGGAGGCGTTCATCCGCGCGCACACGCGGTTGCTGCCGGCGCCCCATGCTCCGGAAATCTTGCTCCATCTCGCGGACGAAGCCACCGAATTGTGGCAAAAGACCGAGGAGGAGCTCGGCGAGATTGGTCTGCCGCCGCCGTTCTGGGCCTTTGCCTGGGCAGGCGGACAGGCGCTGGCCCGTCATATCCTTGACCATCCCGAACTCGTCGTCGCCAAGACGGTTCTCGACGTCGCCTCGGGCTCCGGTCTCGTCGCCATAGCGGCCGCGAGGTCGGGCGCAAGGCAAGTGGAGGCCTGTGACATCGACAACTTCGCCGGCGTCGCCATGCGGCTCAACGCCGAGGCCAACGGCGTCGTGCTTCATCCTCGGATCGAGAATTTGATCGGCCGTGACGAGGGATGGGATGTGGTTGTCGCGGGCGACGTTTCCTACGAGCGCGACATGGCGGAAAGCGTCACCGATTGGCTCGCCGCCCTTCGCCGGCGCGGCGCCGACGTTCTGATCGGCGATCCGGGAAGAACCTATCTCGCGCGCGAGAGGCTGGTGGCGATCGCCGAATATCGCGTGCCGGTCACGCGCGCATTGGAGGATTGCGAGATCAAACGCGCGGCGGTCTGGCGATTCCAGGGCGCTGGGTGA
- a CDS encoding MaoC family dehydratase translates to MSEPFKTYYFEDLSVGMRESLMKTVMNEDVVGFAELSGDHNPIHLSEHFAKKTRFGERIAHGLYTASLISAVLGMYLPGPGAVYLHQTLNFKGPVKIGDVVTISVEVTELVEKGRRCKLHCEATVDGKVVLDGEATVMVPSRESAQPKAAAAS, encoded by the coding sequence ATGTCCGAGCCGTTCAAGACCTATTATTTCGAGGATCTCAGCGTTGGCATGCGCGAATCCTTGATGAAAACCGTCATGAATGAGGATGTCGTCGGCTTTGCCGAATTGTCGGGCGACCATAACCCGATCCACTTGTCGGAGCATTTCGCCAAGAAGACCCGCTTCGGCGAGCGCATCGCCCACGGCCTCTATACAGCCAGCTTGATCTCCGCCGTTCTGGGCATGTATCTGCCTGGGCCCGGCGCGGTCTACCTGCACCAGACCCTGAATTTCAAGGGGCCGGTCAAGATCGGCGATGTGGTCACCATCAGCGTCGAAGTCACCGAACTGGTGGAAAAGGGCCGACGCTGCAAGCTGCACTGCGAGGCGACAGTTGACGGCAAGGTCGTGCTCGATGGCGAAGCGACCGTGATGGTTCCCTCGCGGGAATCGGCGCAGCCGAAAGCTGCCGCCGCGAGTTGA
- a CDS encoding TIGR01459 family HAD-type hydrolase produces MTGNWKNRESADAIALTGLAQAQDRYDAFLCDIWGVLHNGEHGFAPAATTLRELRRRGKAVTLITNAPRPKGEVAEQLAALGIDPNCYDAIATSGDVCARAIAERAPRRPFHIGPERDRPVFAAAGALTMQDVAPVALAEADFVVCTGLVEDTQETPADYEDVLVDCRAKNLPMICANPDLVVYRGDQLVYCAGALAERYVELGGEVEQAGKPYAPIYRMAIGLLERAKGKPLDIDRILAIGDAIHTDIAGAATMGLDSLLITQGIHRTELHGPNSGALDTEAYKQFVESHGVTPVYRMSRLVW; encoded by the coding sequence ATGACCGGAAATTGGAAAAATCGCGAGTCGGCGGACGCTATCGCTCTGACCGGTCTCGCCCAAGCGCAAGATCGTTACGACGCCTTTCTGTGCGACATCTGGGGGGTGCTGCACAACGGCGAGCACGGCTTCGCGCCCGCCGCCACGACGCTGCGCGAATTGCGCCGACGCGGCAAGGCGGTGACGCTCATCACCAACGCCCCCCGCCCCAAGGGCGAAGTGGCGGAGCAACTGGCCGCCCTTGGAATAGACCCCAATTGCTATGACGCCATCGCGACGTCGGGCGACGTTTGCGCCCGGGCGATCGCCGAGCGCGCGCCGCGGCGGCCTTTCCATATTGGTCCCGAACGCGACCGGCCGGTTTTCGCGGCGGCCGGCGCTCTGACCATGCAAGATGTCGCGCCGGTCGCGCTGGCGGAGGCGGATTTCGTGGTTTGCACCGGGCTGGTCGAAGACACGCAGGAAACCCCCGCCGATTATGAGGACGTCCTCGTCGACTGCCGGGCGAAAAACCTGCCCATGATCTGCGCCAATCCGGACCTTGTCGTTTATCGCGGCGACCAATTGGTCTATTGCGCCGGCGCTCTGGCCGAACGTTACGTGGAGCTCGGCGGGGAGGTCGAGCAAGCCGGCAAGCCATATGCTCCGATCTACCGGATGGCGATCGGGCTCCTGGAGCGGGCAAAGGGAAAACCCCTCGACATCGATCGTATCCTTGCAATCGGCGACGCGATCCACACCGACATCGCCGGAGCCGCGACCATGGGCCTCGACAGCCTCCTGATCACGCAAGGCATCCATCGCACCGAGCTGCATGGCCCCAATTCCGGCGCCCTCGACACGGAAGCCTACAAACAATTCGTCGAAAGTCACGGCGTGACCCCCGTCTATCGGATGAGCCGACTCGTCTGGTGA